A region of the Zhihengliuella halotolerans genome:
CTCGTCGAGGTCGTCCGCACCGATGGCGGCGGCCGTGCGCCGCAGCGCGCGAAGGGGGCGAAGCAGCGTCTTGAGCAGTCCGAAGGAGATGGCGGCGCTGATGATCAGCGCGATCGTCCCGGCCGCCGCCCAGATTCCGATGTTGCGGTGGAGCTCGTTGAGTTCCTGATTGAGGTCGAAGGCCAGGACCATGCGTGCCGGCGTGCGGTCGTCGGCCAGCTGGACGGGCACCAGCGCCGTCCGGTACGACGCCGTCGGCGTGCGCAGCGTGGTCAGCTCGACCCGGCCGCTTTCGGGACGTGCGAGCAGCTGACGGACCAGCTCGGTGTCCGTCTCGAGGCGCACCGGGACCGGTGCGGGGGCGCTCCAGCGCACGGCGCCGTCCTCGAGGACGAGGACACCCTCGTTCTCCTCGAGCGACGAGCGCTGGATGGCGAGGTAGGTCAGTTCAGCGGCAGAGGTGAACGCTTCGCCGGTCTCGGGGTTGAGCCCCGTCTCCGCGAGCGCGCGGAACTCGCGCACTTCGCGGCGCAGCGAATCGTCGATCTGGGCGTGGAGGTCGCCGAGCTGGACGAGGTAGTTGGCTGTTCCGGCGATGGCCAGCGTCAAGCCGGAGAGGGCGATGAGCGCGACCATGATGCGGGTGCGGACCGAAACCCCGCGCAGCCGATCGACCCAGCCGGAGATCATGGTTCGCGGGGTTCTTCGGGACCCTCGGCGTCGCGAGGGTGCTCGCCGGCGGAGTGCGGCCCGCGGGCCTCGTCCTCATCGTCGCCGGGAGTGTCCTCCCCGGCCGCGGCTGCCGCTTCGTCGGCGGCGAGGACGGTGTAGGCGGTGGCCTCGGCGTCGTCGAGCGCGTCGTCCACGACCTTCTGGGCGGCCTCGCGCGCCTCGTTCGCCTGCAGCGTGAGGCCCTGGGCGTCGAGGACGTCGGCCAGGCCGCGCTGGGCGGCGTTGACGTGGGCGACGCTTTCAGCGTGGTCGGAGCTGATCAGCCGGTACAGCGCGGCGGCCTCGTCGAGGCGCTGGGACTCGGTCAGCACGTGCGCGGCGAAGAGCTCGGCGTTTCCCGCAGCGTCCGGGTCCGAGACCGATCGGAAGCGGTCCGCGGCGTCGAGGGCCTCGGCCACGGCGCGGCGGCCGTCGCCGAGCATCCAGGCGCACCGGGCGTGGGTGTCGCGGAAGTCGGCGGAGTGCCAGTCGGCCCCGTGCTCGTCGGCGAGCCGGATGGCCTCGTCGAGGGCGTTCAGGCCGTCGGCGTCCTTGCCCTCGCACATCGAGTGTCCAAGCGCGTGCAGGGCGGTCGGCAGCGCCGAGGGGTCCGAATCGGCGTCCCTGGCCAGGTCCACGGCCCGCTGGTAGAGGGCGCGGGCCTCCGCTGGTGCGCCCTCGTGGGCGACGAGCGTCGCGAGGGCCAGCAGCGTGCGGACCGCCTCGCCGTTGAGCCCGGCCTCCTCGAAGGTGCGCACTGCTTCGCGCCACATGCCCAGCGCCTCGTCGAACCGCTCCTGGTGGCGCAGGCTGTGTCCGAGCGAGACGAGCGCCCGCGCGCGCTCCGTGACCCGGCCGAATGCGCCGAGCCGGTCGACGAGGGCCCGCAGGACCTCCTCGGCGAGCAGGAATTCCTCGGCGTCGAGCAGCTGGTGCGCGAGGGCCAGCCGGATCGCCCACGTCTCCTCGAACTCGCCGCGCTCAGCCTGCTCGACGGCGATCTTCCAGGCCAGGATGGCGGCGTCGTGGTCCGCCGACTGGCCGGCGAGCTGGGCGACGGCGGCCGCGGCCGAGACCGCGCCCTTGCGCACGCCGGCCCCCGAGTAGAGGTCGAGCGCCTCCAGGGCGCAGCCCTCGGCCTCGATGTGGTGGCCGCGATCCCCGTTGGCGGTCGCCTTGACCATCCAGACGGCGGCCTTCATCGCCCGGTTCAGGTCGAGTTCGAGGAGGCGGTCCGCCACTGCGATTGCGACGTCGGCCTCCCCGGCCGTCGCGCGGGCGTGGGCGAGGTAGAGCAGGGCGCCGCCCTCGGACTCCGGCCTCCCGGCCGCGTGGTAGACGTCCGCGCACCATTCGAGCGCCTCCAGAGCCGAGGCGTTGCCCGCGCCGTGCAGGGCGACGGCGAGGGCCAGCTTGATGTCCGCGAGCACGTGGTCCGGCGCGCCCGCGTCGCCGTGCGTGAGCACCGCGGCCTCGAGCAGCGGCATCTCCGATTCCGTCGCCTCGCGGAAGAGCAGCGAGCCGAGGTCGGCCTCCATGTCCGCCTGGTGGTCCCAGCCCACCGACCGCAGCAGCGAGAGGCGGGCGTCTGCGGCGCGGCGGGCGCCGTCGTCGTCCCCGCTGAGGTGGCGGATCGACGCCATGGCACCCCAGAGGGACAGGCGCGTGATCAGGTCCGCGTCCGGGAGTTCGAGTCCGGCGGTGATCGCGCGGATGGCACCGGAATGGTCCTCGGCGTAGGCGCGCTCGTACGCGAGGTCGAGGCAGCCGGCCGCGGAGTCCGGGGTGCCGAGCGGGTGCTCCGGGACGCTGTGGAGGATGTGGTTCAGGCGGTCGGTGAGCGCGGACACGATCTCTCCTTTCGCGGTCGTCGAGGGGCACACGCGGTGCGGGTCATCCTCCGAGCTTACGCATCGGCGACCGTGCGCCGCACCAAGGGGCCCGCGCGGAAGGGGATGTGTTCACTCAGGGCCAAGGAGGTCTCGGTGCGGATGACGCCGCGCAGCTTGAGGATCGAGCGCAGGACCTGCTGCAGGTTGTGCGTGTCGCGGGCGGCGATGCGGCACCAGACGTCGCCGCGGCCGGAGGTCTCGAACACCTCGAGCACGTGGTCGCTGCGGCCGAGGGACGCGACGACGGTGTCCAGCTCGCGGTGGTCGACCTCGATCGTGACGAAGGCGAGCACGTCGTAGCCGATCGCCGCGAGGTCGACGTCGCGGCCGCCGTCGCGCAGCACGCCGGAGCGCATCAGCCGGCGCATCCGGGCCTGGACCGTGTTGCGGGCGACGCCGAGTGAATCGGCGAGTTCGTTGATCTGCGCGCGCGGCTGATCCATGAGGCCGAGCAGCAGTTGCAGGTCGGCGGCGTCCAGCACGCCGTGGCGGTTTGGCATGATGCTCCATTTCGTCTCACATTCGACGTTCATTTTGAACTTTACGCGCAATTCTGGCATCCGTCATGCAGCAGAAACGTCAATGGGATCGCATCATAAGTGGGTAGTGGTCAACGCGGGCGAAAGGGAGTGGGCATGACGGTCATCGGCGAGCTGCGGATGCGCGCATCCGACGACCTTTCGCTCCGCGGGGGCTGGGACGCCTCTCTGAAGACGCGCGTCGGGCTGACCGGCGCGGTCATGGCCCTGCTCTTCATCGGCGTCAACATCGCCACGCCCCTCTACCCGCTGCTCCAAGACAAGCTCGAGCTCGGCCCCTTCGGCGTGACCGTCGCGTTCAGCGCCTACGTGCTCGCGCTCATCGCCGGCCTGGTCTGCTACGGACACTGGTCCGATCACATCGGCCGCCGGGCCGCGCTCGTGATCGCGGTCGTGGTCGGGCTCGCCGGCGGGTTGGTCTTCGCCTTCGCCCCCTCGCTCTGGATGCTCGTGCTCGGCCGCGTCCTCCAGGGGGCCGCCGTCGCGGCCGCGACGGGCGCAAGCAGCGCCGCCCTGCGCGAGCTGCTCCCGCGGCACCAGGACTGGGCCGGGCGCTTCACCCTCCTGCTCAACGCCGGCGGCGTGGCCGCCGGCCCCGTCATCGGCGGGGTGCTCAGCCAGCTGCCGAACCCCACCGTGACGCCGTTCCTCGTGCACGGGGCGGCGATGCTCGCCGTGCTCGTCCCGCTCTGGCTGCTTCGCGCCCGCCCGGCCCTCGCCCCGGCCCCCGGGGACGCCCGCCGCGCACTGCGCCCGCGCCGGCTGCGCCTCGCGGCCGACGCGAAGAGCCAGTTCTGGATCGCCGCCCTGACCGGCCTGCTCAGCTTCGCCGTCTTCGGGATGGTGCTCTCGCTCGCACCC
Encoded here:
- a CDS encoding Lrp/AsnC family transcriptional regulator codes for the protein MPNRHGVLDAADLQLLLGLMDQPRAQINELADSLGVARNTVQARMRRLMRSGVLRDGGRDVDLAAIGYDVLAFVTIEVDHRELDTVVASLGRSDHVLEVFETSGRGDVWCRIAARDTHNLQQVLRSILKLRGVIRTETSLALSEHIPFRAGPLVRRTVADA
- a CDS encoding tetratricopeptide repeat protein produces the protein MSALTDRLNHILHSVPEHPLGTPDSAAGCLDLAYERAYAEDHSGAIRAITAGLELPDADLITRLSLWGAMASIRHLSGDDDGARRAADARLSLLRSVGWDHQADMEADLGSLLFREATESEMPLLEAAVLTHGDAGAPDHVLADIKLALAVALHGAGNASALEALEWCADVYHAAGRPESEGGALLYLAHARATAGEADVAIAVADRLLELDLNRAMKAAVWMVKATANGDRGHHIEAEGCALEALDLYSGAGVRKGAVSAAAAVAQLAGQSADHDAAILAWKIAVEQAERGEFEETWAIRLALAHQLLDAEEFLLAEEVLRALVDRLGAFGRVTERARALVSLGHSLRHQERFDEALGMWREAVRTFEEAGLNGEAVRTLLALATLVAHEGAPAEARALYQRAVDLARDADSDPSALPTALHALGHSMCEGKDADGLNALDEAIRLADEHGADWHSADFRDTHARCAWMLGDGRRAVAEALDAADRFRSVSDPDAAGNAELFAAHVLTESQRLDEAAALYRLISSDHAESVAHVNAAQRGLADVLDAQGLTLQANEAREAAQKVVDDALDDAEATAYTVLAADEAAAAAGEDTPGDDEDEARGPHSAGEHPRDAEGPEEPREP
- a CDS encoding MFS transporter; this encodes MTVIGELRMRASDDLSLRGGWDASLKTRVGLTGAVMALLFIGVNIATPLYPLLQDKLELGPFGVTVAFSAYVLALIAGLVCYGHWSDHIGRRAALVIAVVVGLAGGLVFAFAPSLWMLVLGRVLQGAAVAAATGASSAALRELLPRHQDWAGRFTLLLNAGGVAAGPVIGGVLSQLPNPTVTPFLVHGAAMLAVLVPLWLLRARPALAPAPGDARRALRPRRLRLAADAKSQFWIAALTGLLSFAVFGMVLSLAPGYYADVFGIESRVLLGVIASLTLAASAVSQLLGRATPATIAPALVGMGLGVAVLVLGGHVASLPLVIAGSLLAGTAQGLAFRGAFNDAAAAIEAAQHAQVISLIYVVTYAGSAIPVLGLGLVANQVGLDATFVLFAATTLAGCLVLAGVSWARLRRRGPRA